Genomic segment of Mercurialis annua linkage group LG6, ddMerAnnu1.2, whole genome shotgun sequence:
ACCCTACCCTAAGCCCCATTACAACCTAAACAAAGTCCATTTTGATTTGTGTTATTGACTCGACTGAGTAGTGGAATGATGGATTACAGGCAAGCTTATGGTAGGATTAgaatgtttcaatttttgagTGCGGAATTTTTGAACCCTTAAACACATGAGTGTTAGAGTGTACCTTGTGAGTTATTTTTCCATGTGATTTTACGATTCAAGCATTGTTGTTTTTACTCATAGGACTAAAACGTTTGTTACCTTTGTTTTTGGTGAGTTTGCATGCTCTGATTTAACAATACGTATTAGGTTCGAGTATGAGTGAACTTGTTTGAGTATTCTTGGTGGTATTGATTCATGTCGTGATTTTAAGTAAGTTGACTTGGTTTATATTCTCTTTGTGTTGTCGGTTTTAAAAGCAGGATTCAACTGATTCATCACTTTAGGGGCTTGAAAAATGTTAACTTTTTGTTGATATTGACATTCGATTTGATTTGGGCTATAGCACGATtctttcttgcttgaggacaagcaaaggttaagtgtgaggatgtttgataggagtagaattactCTTATATTACCATTGATTTCCGAGTCATTTACATGCGTTTAGTTATCATATTTGAGCAATAAGAGTCTTATTTGTTGTTTGAGCGTTTCAGGTACCATCGCAcgtatttcataaagttttggGCTAAATCAAGGTGAATCGAAGAATTTTGTGAGACTTCGGGATTGGAGTTGAAGTCAAGTGGGAAGTTGTGGAAAGGTCCGAAGAAAATAGGCAATGGAGCACAAATTCATACTTATGAAACTGACCCCGCTGCATTGATCGAACGTTCTGAAGTATTTAGAGACTTTAATTGACTTTGTGTTCTTcacaagaaataaagtagacatcctaagctttctaTAGAATCAAGAATCGCTTCATTCCGACGTGTCTACAAGAAGTTATGAGGTTTTGAAGTCGATGGTCGTGCTGCTGAAAGGGAGGCGCGTTGATCCCAcagcgcctcgcatcgcgcctcaaaagaagaacaaaaatTGGTTGCAAGGCACGATGGGTCCAtagcgcctcgcaacgcgcctcccatcgcgcctcacctgCTGAAAACATAAAAAAGACTGTTTTGACCTCGTGACTTCATTCCGATGCTTAATTTATGAAGGGGCAACTTCGGGACTTCACCAAATACGAATCTAAGACTGACAATGGGTATATATAGTGGTTTTTACAACCAAATTAGGGTTCACTTGGTTCGCTTAGTTCGACTACCATTGTATTAGACTAAAAACAATAGATTAGATTTATTTCAGATTAGTTCACCGTTCTTCGATTTGATTACTTTTTGAGCTGGATTTTATTCTTCGATATTATATTGGGATTTTTATGCGATTAAGGTACGATAATTCAGAGAGATCTTTTTCATTGTTTATCTTATCAATTATGAATTCTATATATTGTATTGTTGGTTTATCTTTGATCATGAGTAACTAACCCCATCGTCGGGGATTATTGATTGAatttatgctttattaattaattggtttattgggtttttgttataattgcGTATTAATTACTGTTCTTAATGCTTagtttaatttgatcacttaaactattggcttgtgttttaattgtaacTTGAGAGAGTTGAATTGAAATAGACCGTGTAATCAATAACACAGGAGTTAACAACACGAGAGTGAATTAGCGAATGTGTGTTCTTTAGGTTTGCTtaacaaacatcaatcaagtaattatttaggttaattataacacgagagtgagtagttgcctattaattgtttaatcgaCTGTTTTTGCCTGtagcggcttgagagagagCTATAGGTGCCTTAGATCAGCCTGAACCGCAATTTAATAACGAAATCCATAAACCATGAGATTAATGGCATAAagtagattaataatccctgatctttctcattattgtttaaatcttatttaatttatagcCTTAGTTTACTTTattctttaattgtttaatctaAATTTACATACTTCAAtccaaattatccttttaactatCCGAATCGAGTCTCCTAATTGGTTGTCTTTAGtagctttccttgtgggtacgatatccggacttcacagtctgtattacgagttgacactgtacgcttgcagtattttgccaacaagtttttggcgccgttgccggggaaccAAGTGAACCCTAATTTGGTTGTAAAAACCACTATATATACCCATTGTCAGTCTTAGATTCGTATTTGGTGAAGTCCCGAAGTTGCCCCTTCATAAATTAAGCATCGGAATGAAGTCACGAGGTCAAAACAGTCTTTTTTATGTTTTCAGcaggtgaggcgcgatgggaggcgcgttgcgaggcgctaTGGACCCATCGTGCCTTGCAACCAatttttgttcttcttttgaggcgcgatgcgaggcgctgTGGGATCAACGCGCCTCCCGTCGCGCCTCCCTTTCAGCAGCACGACCATGACTTCAAAATCTCATAACTTCTTGTAGACACGTCGGAATGAAGCGATTCTTGATTCTATAGAAagtttaggatgtctactttatttcttgtgAAGAACACAAAGTCAATTAAAGTCTCTAAATACTTCAGAACGTTCGATCAATGCAGCGGGGTCAGTTTTATAAGTATGAATTTGTGCTCCATTGCCTATTTTCTTCGGACCTTTCCACAACTTCCCACTTGACTTCAACTCCAATCCCGAAGTCTCACAAAATTCTTCGATTCACCTTGATTTAGCccaaaactttatgaaatacgTGCGATGGTACCTGAAACGCTCAAACAACAAATAAGACTCTTATTGCTCAAATATGATAACTAAACGCATGTAAATGACTCGGAAATCAATGGTAATATAAGagtaattctactcctatcaggacccacaacttgggattaagagatggttgcggttaactcggttgaactatctcgagaTCCAACCACTTGGACAATATGATCGAAAAAGTCATTATCGACGTGTTAAGTACGTCGTAGCATTTGAGTTTAGGGTTTCGAACAGATCTGATATtgaaaactattaaattatattttatattggtttatgtCTAATTAATCGTTTATTATCGAAGTATATTTAATCATAAgttattatttgaatatatataaaGTATGTTTTATCATTAATGCAACCTTGCTTtaattataataccgttagtaaattttaTACTCACCCAGTTATGTCTGACCCGTTGATAGTTAAATTTTTCAGGTGTCCAGTAGATAGCGTTCAGATCGAGCCTCCACTTCTTGACTCGGAAGACTCATCACTTTTTGCATGTACAACTTCTGACTctctagcgctgcagtagttcaGGCTGATATTTTGTCGAGGTCCTATTAGCGGTTTAAGTATATTTTGGTCTAGTAACTGCTCCTGTTTATATCTTATTGTTAGGCCTCGTTTTCTGATTAACAAACAAACATCAGATGTAGTTATAGTTTAACTACTTAGTATGTTTATTTTGTAAATGCTTAGAATGGATGGTACTTGGCAATATACGTATGGTTGTATAAAGTTTATCGTGCAGGGTGGTTTTTGATTTTACAGGTGTTGGTTAGTTAAAATTAGAGCCGTTATATTTCCGATTttccaaaaacaaaatattaaattttataatgcTTTTTAAACACGAAAACGTTTTAGGTAAATTTAgacttactacgggtttcggaaccaaaattctcattccctagcgcctgCCTCGGCTCAAGAAATAGGGTCGTGACAGAAATAAAAGAACCGAATCTATTACCCACTTTCCTGAAGAAATCCTCATTCCAAGCTGAGAAGAGAACTCCTGAgattttaatccaaacgtatcttTCCTTCACTAAAAAATCTACAGCCACGAGAAAATGTCCTCAAAAAATTCTAGGGCCTTCAAGCTTAATAGATTCTGCTTATAAAAAGTTTCGTCGAAACTAAACATGATAAATCTTCCTCCGAGAAAAGAAGATCCAGAAAATCATGTATCTTTCCCACGTAGGAAATTCTCCACGTTAACAAAATCCGCATGTTCTATTACCTTACAAATAATGCAATTAGTATATTCCTCAATCATGTCCGACATCGAGTTGTGAATAATATGTTTATCAAGTAAAACCTGAGCATAAGATCGGGCACCCCTGATTGATGGTTTGAATTGCCTGGGAGCTTGATCAGATCAAACAGAATCCTTATTAATCTCAGCAACCTGAACAGTTGCATGATGAGCTGAGGAACCTGATGCTGGATTAGgaaattttgccaaaaaaagCCTTAATCTTATAAGAGCCTATAATTACCATATTCAGCTGGGAAAGAGTATAATTAACTTCAATTAACCCTTCTATCCACATGAAACCAAATCGCCTATTCCTCCTATTCAACTTCCGAGCTATAGTCCCACGACCATTAATCCCGAATTTTGAAAATGTTCGCTGTAGGTCCGTGTAAAACCATGAATCCGggaaagttttgaaaaaacaaaacagggAAGAAACTAATTAGGGTGAATACATGGGTAGGTAAACAGGTATTTTGTGGTGGATTGGTAGAAAAGAAGGTGGATTTTGGCTATGGTTATGATTTCTGGTAGAGTTTGTGGTAAGGTTTGTGACAATTGAAAATTTAGTAATTGGAAGATCtagaagaataaaaaataatacaagaACTTTCTggataaaaatgatataatatGGTCTCCGTATGGATTTTGCctattaaaaatcattttgaaTAAGAAGTCATCGAATTGCTCTTCTTGATTGGAAAAGTCAACTCTTGATTATATTATATCACAAGAGGCATTACATATTTCCATcccagtattttaatttttggttttataatattttattctaCAATTTTCATACACATGGAAAGAATTAGtttcttatattttgaaaataaatgaccAGTTTACCATAACGAGATAATagaaaaaattgattcaaaGGCATAATTTCTAAATTCTATGAATTCAGccctataataattaaatttggacGACAACGGAATTCTTGGTGAGATAGCTCTCTAATTGAGATGGTTATTATATAgaatatctaaataaaaattactatattaagaaaaatacttTTTGTATCAAGCTAATATTATCTTCTATAACTATTATTAGTGACTGCTTCATGccaaataaatataatcattaatgaaatggataaataaattattaccaTTCACTAATTTAagtcttgaatttgtttaattaaagcAACAattcatctataaataaaaacctCATAAGCTaatcttataaaattaaaaacaaagtaATTATGAAATCTTTTAAGAGAGAATATATCATGATGTTGATGATCGTATTGTTGGTATCATCAAGCGATGCGTTATTTAGTCGGAAAAGGGTTAGAATGAGGATATCTAACGGTGTAAAAGATAATCGTGTTCTTAACCTTCTTTGCAGATCGGGAGATGATGATTTTGGTGTTAAAACGCTAATGTATCAACAGTTTTTTGAGTTTAGCTTTAAACCTAACATTCTCGGAAGGACTGTATTTAATTGTGAGTTTGCAAATGATAAATTGCATGTAGATAAAATAGATGTTTATGGCGGTAGAAGAGATGGTCTCAAATGCCATGCATGTTTTTGGGAGTTTCAAGAGAAGGGTCTTTGTTTGGGTGAAACTTCCAACGGTCCATTCAATGATTGTCGTGTTTTATGGTAAAGATAATCAATTTTGCTTCTATAATCGAATTTTTCTAtctacattatatatataagaacaTTAAATGATGGATTAACTCAGTTTAAATTatcttaacttttattttatagcattgcaatatatatatatagagagagagaaagagagagagagagagtacaTAATCATTGATGGAATAGATATATTATACACCCTCTAGTTTATAAGTTTGTCgtatttgataattttgtttggtccataatatttgtcacattagagtattaagaaaatattaattgctatttgTCCAAATTTATCCctagtaataaataatttaataaagttagaATGACAATTAATGCTTTtttaaactctaatataataaatagtacTCTCTCcatcccaaattgataggcactatttgcattttttttcgtcTCAAATTATAGGCAGTAAGTTATTACTTGAATGTTTAATTGTCATATataccctcattaattataattgaatACATTGAAAATAACACAAAAGATGTTAAAAGACAAAATTACTACTATAATAAATGAGGGTAAGTGtgatatttgtttataaatttactcATTTTATCTTGATAAATACAATTTCTTAAGACTTGTGTTTGtcctaaactgcctatcaatttggaacGGAAGGAGTAGTATGGAACAAAAGAAATTATCAAATGCAATCAATGTTATGAACCAGAGAGAGTAATTCACCAATTAAAGTAATTATTACGCTACTTAATTAGTGCAACTATTAATTCACATGTAAATCTAAaagaacattaaaaaaattaaaagaaagtaAATActactaaattatttttaaaagaaagatTGTTGATGTTTATGTAACTAATGAATGATGTGCTATTTTGAACAGGAATGATACTAGTACGTACTAAAACAAGGAGATGCTTATTTTGGTGAAGCAGTGTTACAATTTGTCACTTTTTTTGGGTTTAGCTTTAAACCTATATTTTCTGAAGgtcttgtatttttttgaaggaattgtttgttattattttaattttgattttaattgtatttctataattatttgatacatttttaatataaatattacatgaataaataataaatataagtattttataatgtactttttttatttctcaattttttttgaattagattaattttagaAAGTTATTCATATTTCTATTTTGAAATTCAACTATCACGACACAAATTTTTAAATCGAGATCGACGCTGGATAATGGAAGTGctttttctaaaactcatagCAAGTCTGAAAATCACTGTAAAACTTTCGCTTTAAAACACTTAAACATTTACATTCAAACAAACTCGGCATAACAACTGTTGTTAACATAAACATCGAAGTCAAATTTGTCAATATCTTAAACATTTTGCCACACAAGGTATACAGTCTTTCAAACGTGATAAATGTAATAATTGGAAATTATTAAAGAGCATATGCTAAACCTATAGACTGAGTTTATAGCATATAACAAAAACACTATTCTAGTGTTACTAGAGcaaaaacattatttttcatATACTTTCTAAAATCAGACTTTTGAAAAACAATATGGAAGTCCACTCCAACTTCTACaaacttgtaattttttttgaaaattgcaGGTCAGATAAATATGAGTGagtttaatataattactaattaacattaaataaaaacaaattacatgataaataatttatgtaaTGCATGCCAAATACGATATTTGAATGAAACACTAAACCTCAATTTACATAAAAACCAATTACCATTAGACATTACACCAATAAACCTCAAACATTATCCAAAGAAATTTGGACTATGAACTTTGTACCATCGCCACAATCATTTACTGTATCTAGACCGTAAGCATTGTACCGTCGCCTCAGATATGTGTCAGCTTTTCGGCTGTCAACTTGATACCATTGTCTCAGAACTGTGTCGAGTTCTAGGCTGTCCGTTGCCACATATTTCCCATAATTCTTGATTTTAAGTCTAGGCCGTAATCTATGTATCGTCACCCTAAACAtattaataatcatttattaCATCTAATATGATCATATTACTATTTAGTCAGTTTATATGACATGATTGTTTTCAACaccattttgatataaaatCTTCAACATTTACAAGCGATATAGTCCTATTTCCGCTCAATAGGAAgcatgtttcatcggatctatgcTATATgatgtaaataaatattttttaaaatattattatattgatattcaaaagtaaaagaataaattaCTATGAGGCCTCCCAATTTTGTCATACTTCACACTTTAGTCCTCtagtttgaaaatcaaagatATGACCccttaattttgttttcgtCAAAAGTTTAGTCTCTCTGTCTATTTTTAATGTTAGTCAAAAGACTTAGGAGtaaattaattgtcaaaaataagGGACAAAATCGTTGATAGAAAGAAAAGTGCACCTTGCATATGAAGCTATGTTGGCAGGTCTAGTGCATTACTACTAGATGTATTCGTACAAGAGGTATAATAGATAATAtttctttgaaaaaaatattatacgtCCTATTTAGTGgcgattttttgttttcttaaatAGATACTTTCGGaatgttaaaagaaaaaaagatgaaTAAATACCGAGTGGAAAGCTCTATCAATAAAGGTTATGTGCTGGAGGAGACTGCAAATTTTGCCTCTTTCTATTTTAAAGAAGGTGATCTAACTATTTCGATAAATTTGTTAAAGAACGAAGTGGTTATGAATGATAATGATCATGATGAATGAATGAATTACTAAACCTGAATTACTTTGGGTGCAAGTGATAAGAAGTAAGTACGGGTGGAATCGTAACGGCAACACCTACAAATCTATGGGAGTGTGTTCTATTTTATGGAGGAACCTGTCTCACATTTGGAATGATATTTTGTTCGGTCTTCACCATTCTCTTGGAGATGGTCGAACAATGAAATTCTGGACTGATAATTGGCTAAGTAATTTGGGGCCGCTCAAACTTTTAGCTTACAACCCGTTGCCTGAAGTGGACCTCGACAAAAAAGTAAATGAGGTAGTTGTCAACGGTGCGTGGGATCGGGGGTATATCACCGGCTTGTTTCATTATTCAGTTCTCCTTCACATTGCTGCGGTCAGGCCTCCTTCTTTGTCTgataggtagcacggaaacggaaacgggaaacggaaacgatacgaaacggacacggggaaatgaaagtttttcaaaataaaggacacgaaacgtgggggaaacgtgcaaataacaaaaatatagggatatatttataaaaatattatctaaatatttatgataattaacaaaaataattcattttaatatgctaaatacttaaaatttataaatatataaaaaaatataatataattcaacacaaataagtatatttgatgtattgtggacaatgcgaatgtaaaatttatgggtaactagttagatttttttatttgtggataataattttattagttttacaaatttatattatttacggaaacggcccgaaacgtttcgtacgggtgtccaagagtttccggttttcGAAACGTTTTCGAAACGGAAATTTGTTggagtttccgtgcttcttagtcTGATGGAGGGGATTCCCTTTATTGAGGTCTTACTAGCAATGGTAATTTCAGCGTAAGGCCAGCCTACAAGTTGCAGAACACCGGCCATTTGGATGTTGACAATAGCAAATGGAATCACATTTGGAAGCGGCCCGGAGCTCATAGAGTCCGTACGATGCTTTGGTTGGCAGCAAAGGGgaagtttctaaaaaaatattgtcaTAATAAATAAGCAACAAAAACCAATTCTTTTATAATATTGCGATATTTattttgtgataaatttttgtttgttattataTTTCTTCATTCATTATATCATTTATTGATCATTCATAAATTTCACAAACACAATACCTAAGTAAATAGAATAGATGATTTTggtaaacaaaaaataaagtaaatttttatttatcataatataCATACATGTTTAACATtctttacaaaattttaaacaaaaaaattttgAATAACAACGAACGGAAAACAAATCTATCAAATTATACTTCATGCTAGAACTGAATTCTTAATTTAAAAgaggagaaatttttaggtagactcagtctaacACGTCATCTATAAACTAAGtctatcatattataacacgtcattaaaatagtggcattaTCGTAATATCACCATTAAAAGGTGTAAAAATGTACAACCAAAATTACGATATGCCACTATTTTTATGACATGTTATGCTTTAATAGGTTAATTTATGAATGACGTGATCGACCGAGtttatctaagaatttctcttaaAAAGAGTACATAATGTTTCAACTATTTCTTTAGTATTAGCTAATTTAGATATGCAtataattgaacaaaggatcaattcaccccctcaacttggcacaaaatatctaATAAGTCAATTTCACCGCTTTTGGTACAAACTAACCCACAACTTatgttttcgtatcaaaaagaCCCCGTAACTTGCGATTTCGTATCAAAAAGACCCCTCTGACATAAAAAAGAGAGTGGATTAACTAATgtgttaattacatataaaatcaccacctttacacaaattctcaaaaataacacgacctttaaaacatgtcaattcaggacatcacctttcatttcttttcaaaaacaacatggactcgtttttagataaaattttgctgacttgtaCACCTaatgggagtgccacgtgtcatggcacgtcagcaaaaacgccactaaaaatgtgctcatgttgtttttgaaaaaaagaaagaaaggtggtgacctgaattgccacgttttaaaagtcgtgttatttttgcaatttcatgtAAAGGTGGTGCTTTTATATGTAATTTACCCTTAActagttataatttttaaacctagttaatctaaatttaatactaattgaACACAATCAATcttaatttaatactaattaaatttatataaaaataattaaatctaattctaaCCTTGTTACGATCCGATTTCCACCCTGAAACTCGAGTCGAGatagcgctagggaatgggaatgattgttcCAAAACACGTAGAAAgtctaaaacctctataaattttttgcaaatataaatatagatcgtacctcgcgtacgacccgttttcataAAACGccgttaaaatatttttccgtttaacgtgaaaaatacattctgaaaatattcatatagcgaAATTACGTTTTCaaaaatgctggttgaataacccttgTTATTTTGACCCACACGCATTTCTGAAAATCAGTGCGGTGGTAaagggacttagctcacgtgccttatctcacaggcagccctgtctcaaaccacgcatccgaacaatatgtttaataaaatatatcgaacactttttttttcaatgcgttatatcaaacatatttaaaacatgcacagcaggtacacaaacgtaaggccagctaaactacacacagtgtcctTACAAACCAAAGACACGAAACTTGGCCCACCCTTAGAGgtcaccataaaacaccatatgcctattaagtagccacctagtagagttagacaaagtcaggttcttATTAGAGTATATAAActgaggaaccatgacgtggccacaggcatatcaaacttatatacactattgcagcatctaaaagtttaaagtgttatttacataacaacaagataagTTTCCCTGAcgaaaaagggtggaagctcgaacAGACCCgatagctaggtacctgaaaatgataaacaacaacggggtcagaattataaatatttctgagtgagtagataggtttacaattaaataccgaaatcgcgtatagacaaaatatcggtatataaaaatattaccagtcctcgatccatatgaaaccctagtcctgcTACGTTATCATActatcatatataatgcatatgcacattacttgtttaatacaggaagagctgtatacatatgtatcacagccatcttgactctgtatagggttgttGGGCAGAatttaaatcactgccacctcatgACTATctattaggtttaagccgctttgcaagcatttggcttcaaacgtaatctcaatatgtatgtttataatatttacctctcatctagttcattaacaccggtgatcacacagtcctattattgcccaatagatagctcgttagTGGAttttccttggctaagtttcatacttagtgcgatttatggatttaaaaataattgaatactaatattcaaaagtaaacaaattaactcacaaacaccgctaggtctggaacttaatcatGTGGTTgaggtcagactgctggcttgatggtcggactaaacacacaaagcaaacaggataaaacacatcaatataaatttcctataaaatttctaaatcCATAAACCCAGTtttaggtcaaacatataatcatttaaacacatagcacttatggtctcttttcttttaaaaccatattataaattctcgttttgagaaaacgtttaaacttctttttagaagttattttaggtatagcaatacctaaagaaaaccatttatagtatagacttaattgtcaaaacaatttttAGTCATATACTaggtatttagcaaaaccgattgctaaatctttaaaaccgtttaaacgttgactttaacccTTTTAAAGTCAGTTATAAAAGTTTTACTTTACTATTAAAACCtcgttttaaaatatctaactttggTTTAAAACATTCATTCAAAATGTTTTAGGCTCGGtcggaaaacacctcgggttacTAGGTGAAAGCACGTCGGACTCGCCCACGGAAAGTTCCCTGAAAGCTGAAGAAAAACGACTCCCGACTGTCAGTCGGGgcagctgtgcgcccgcacagcagcACTGTGCGGCCGCACAGCATTTCAATGGTGTGCGCCCGCAAAGCACATTCTATGCGCCCGCACACTATgttgtgcggtcgcacagcggGCTGCGTAATCGCACAGCCCCGGAATCTCAATTCTGGGACCTCCGTCCTGCTTAATCTGTCCAAAACAATATTCTAACGTCCAAAATCACGTATACAGAATTCAAAATCAATTTGGACGTATAAAACGATTAATCGATACggtaatcgtttataaacgagtttatattcaaaataaatcgaaataaacgtttaatacggatataatacctcgattattTGAGTAATTGTCGAAGAAACgaagttagaatcgagaaacggacgaaacCAATTCGAAACCCTAGTTCGTCGTTGCACTGAGAGCTTCTGCTCTTATTTCCTTTTGAAAAGGAATAAAATATGGCTTCTGAGCCTTAAATTGCAAcctaatgtttatatatatatatatatatatatatatatatatatatatatatatatatacagacAGAGTTCGAAAAGGTCAAATCTTTGATGATTCCATCCTACATGATGGAGTTGCGAAAACTTCTGGATAGGTATCCTACGTCTGAACTGAATTCTTTCtggttaatatatatatatatatatatatatatatatatatatatacacacacacacacacacacacatatatgattggcaaaagtacacttta
This window contains:
- the LOC126688341 gene encoding S-protein homolog 3-like; this encodes MKSFKREYIMMLMIVLLVSSSDALFSRKRVRMRISNGVKDNRVLNLLCRSGDDDFGVKTLMYQQFFEFSFKPNILGRTVFNCEFANDKLHVDKIDVYGGRRDGLKCHACFWEFQEKGLCLGETSNGPFNDCRVLWNDTSTY